The proteins below are encoded in one region of Parvicella tangerina:
- a CDS encoding acyl-CoA dehydrogenase: protein MDFKLTEEQIAVRDAARDFAQNVCKPGVIERDTNQTVPLEQIKQLGELGFMGMMVSPEYGGSGMDTISYALAMEEISKVDSSVSVCMSVNNSLVCYGLEKFGTEEQKQKYLVPLAKGEKIGAFCLSEPEAGSDATSQRTTAVDMGDYYLLNGTKNWITNGSTASTYLVVAQTDPEKGHRGINVLIVEKGMEGFEIGAKEDKLGIRGSDTHTLLFNDVKVPKENRIGEDGFGFKFAMKTLSGGRIGIAAQALGIAAGAYELALAYSKERETFGKPINQHQAIQFKLAEMATEIDAARLMVHRAAWLKDQGENYDVEGAMAKLNASDVAMKTTVEAVQIHGGYGFVKEYHVERLMRDAKITQIYEGTSEIQKIVIGRAVTK, encoded by the coding sequence ATGGATTTTAAACTAACAGAAGAACAGATTGCAGTTAGAGATGCAGCTAGAGATTTTGCACAAAACGTGTGTAAACCTGGAGTTATCGAGAGAGATACGAATCAAACGGTTCCTTTAGAGCAGATTAAACAACTTGGGGAACTTGGTTTTATGGGTATGATGGTTAGTCCTGAGTATGGAGGTAGTGGGATGGATACCATTTCTTATGCTTTGGCTATGGAAGAGATATCCAAGGTGGATTCGTCTGTTTCTGTTTGTATGTCTGTAAATAACTCTTTAGTATGTTACGGACTTGAAAAGTTTGGAACTGAGGAGCAAAAGCAAAAATACCTTGTTCCACTTGCAAAAGGAGAAAAGATTGGGGCTTTTTGTTTGTCTGAACCTGAAGCTGGTTCGGATGCCACCTCTCAGAGAACAACGGCAGTAGATATGGGTGATTACTACTTGTTGAACGGTACTAAGAACTGGATCACTAATGGAAGTACGGCTTCTACTTATTTAGTAGTTGCTCAAACCGATCCAGAGAAAGGACATAGAGGAATCAATGTATTGATTGTGGAGAAAGGAATGGAAGGCTTTGAAATCGGAGCGAAAGAGGATAAGCTTGGGATTCGAGGTTCAGACACACACACGTTGTTATTCAACGATGTGAAAGTGCCAAAGGAAAATAGAATAGGAGAAGATGGCTTCGGATTTAAGTTTGCCATGAAAACCCTATCGGGTGGTCGAATTGGTATTGCCGCTCAAGCGCTTGGAATTGCTGCTGGAGCTTATGAATTAGCACTTGCTTATTCTAAAGAAAGAGAAACTTTTGGAAAACCGATCAATCAGCATCAGGCTATTCAATTTAAGTTGGCTGAAATGGCTACAGAGATAGATGCAGCGAGGTTGATGGTGCATAGAGCGGCTTGGTTGAAAGATCAGGGAGAGAATTATGATGTAGAAGGAGCTATGGCGAAATTAAACGCTTCTGATGTCGCAATGAAAACCACAGTAGAAGCAGTTCAAATACATGGTGGGTATGGATTTGTAAAAGAATACCATGTTGAACGTCTAATGAGAGATGCCAAGATCACTCAGATCTATGAAGGAACTTCAGAGATACAAAAAATTGTAATTGGTAGAGCGGTTACCAAGTAA
- a CDS encoding NUDIX hydrolase yields MKSKAKLVVYKNDELLLLRKKSKKLRYVLLGGTLEKRESPKQACLREAVEEGNVNCELKDMKYLTSTLELNDDKYMYVYYYLTSEVSRYENMEPHKFIGLEWVSAREALKHMRKSDRHVIERFLDGHFIR; encoded by the coding sequence GTGAAGAGTAAAGCAAAATTAGTAGTCTACAAAAATGACGAACTTCTTCTTCTTAGAAAGAAGTCCAAGAAGCTTCGCTATGTGCTGCTGGGTGGTACGCTAGAAAAACGTGAGTCACCGAAACAAGCTTGTTTACGAGAAGCTGTTGAAGAAGGCAATGTTAATTGCGAACTCAAAGACATGAAGTACCTCACCTCTACACTTGAACTTAATGACGATAAATACATGTATGTATATTATTACCTAACTAGCGAAGTCTCTAGGTATGAGAATATGGAACCACATAAATTCATCGGACTGGAGTGGGTGTCAGCTCGAGAAGCCTTGAAACACATGCGCAAATCAGATCGACATGTGATTGAGCGTTTTTTGGACGGACATTTTATTCGATAA
- a CDS encoding GNAT family N-acetyltransferase, with translation MIRRIKLEDNAACASMIRGVFEELEAATAGTVYEDPTTDSLFELFDRDDAVFYVLELDGVIHGSCGVFPTKGLPEGVAELVKYYVSGTVRGKGYGKQLMEICEEKAKEMGYRQLYIESTEDFKDAVRIYEKIGYRQLGRALGDSGHDGCPIWMLKTL, from the coding sequence ATGATTCGCAGAATCAAGCTTGAGGATAATGCAGCTTGTGCCTCAATGATTAGAGGCGTTTTTGAAGAATTGGAAGCTGCAACAGCTGGGACCGTATATGAAGACCCTACAACTGATTCATTGTTTGAATTATTTGATCGAGATGATGCTGTTTTCTATGTTCTAGAGCTTGATGGAGTTATTCACGGAAGTTGTGGAGTTTTCCCAACAAAAGGATTGCCAGAGGGAGTTGCAGAACTCGTTAAATATTATGTTTCAGGAACTGTACGGGGTAAGGGGTACGGTAAGCAACTTATGGAGATTTGCGAGGAGAAGGCTAAAGAAATGGGATATCGGCAGTTGTATATTGAGTCTACCGAAGACTTTAAGGACGCTGTGCGTATCTATGAAAAAATAGGCTATCGACAGCTGGGTCGAGCATTAGGTGATTCTGGTCATGATGGTTGTCCTATTTGGATGTTGAAAACGCTGTAA
- a CDS encoding ABC transporter ATP-binding protein, giving the protein MILETKNINKHFRKPVNFHVLKDISLWVDKGEFVSVMGKSGCGKSTLLYILSTMDTDYEGELFLNDELISDKTHEELARIRNEMIGFVFQFHYLLPEFTVLENVMLPAEKLGFKSRKQIEADGMEKLALLGIENQAHKKANMLSGGQKQRVSIARALINDPKIIMGDEPTGNLDSKNSDNVFEIFKELNEKQDLSLLIVTHDQDFAKKTDRTILMEDGRIIKHK; this is encoded by the coding sequence ATGATCTTAGAAACGAAAAACATCAATAAACACTTTAGGAAACCGGTTAATTTTCATGTATTGAAAGACATTAGCCTGTGGGTAGACAAAGGTGAATTTGTTTCTGTGATGGGTAAATCGGGCTGTGGAAAATCCACTTTGCTTTACATTCTATCCACCATGGATACTGATTATGAAGGAGAGCTTTTCTTGAATGATGAATTGATTAGCGACAAAACCCATGAAGAGTTGGCGCGAATACGCAATGAAATGATTGGTTTTGTATTTCAGTTTCATTACCTGTTGCCTGAATTCACCGTTTTAGAAAATGTAATGCTCCCAGCAGAGAAATTAGGGTTCAAGTCTAGGAAACAAATAGAAGCCGATGGAATGGAGAAGTTAGCCCTGCTCGGCATCGAAAATCAAGCCCATAAAAAAGCAAACATGTTATCTGGCGGACAAAAACAACGAGTTTCCATTGCAAGAGCGCTTATCAATGACCCTAAAATTATCATGGGAGATGAGCCTACCGGAAATCTCGATAGTAAAAACTCTGATAATGTATTTGAGATTTTCAAAGAGCTGAATGAAAAACAAGACCTTTCATTATTGATCGTAACCCACGACCAAGATTTTGCAAAAAAGACAGATCGCACTATCCTTATGGAGGATGGAAGGATTATTAAGCACAAATAA
- a CDS encoding ABC transporter permease, with protein MKIDLFFILRISRVHLSSRLKQTIVAALGVTFGIGTYIILMSFMTGLNQILDDLILNRTPHVHLYNEASPSDYQPISIHDDFEEKVNFVSSIKPSSAPIKIKNALPMMDMLENDDQVVAVTPQFAAKVFYLGGSTQLNGMVRGIDIDKEVEFYNLDDYITAGDYHALKSGTNTIILGKGIAKKLSLELGDNITVSPGGGKQVSLKIIGLYESGMAEIDNSQSYANLATAQKIAGVTQDFITDLNIKLTDKDNAPAMAQYLAQQFDITATDIQTANAQFDTGTSIRNLISYAVSITLLIVAGFGIYNILNMFIYEKMDDIAILKATGFSGGDVQRIFIFQAMLIGLIGGILGLLLGFGVSYLISTVPFETDAIPNIKTYPVNFNPAFYVAGIVFAIISTFFAGYLPSRKAKNIDPVEIIRGK; from the coding sequence ATGAAGATTGATCTGTTTTTCATATTACGCATTTCCAGGGTCCATTTGTCTTCTCGGTTAAAGCAAACCATTGTTGCTGCTCTAGGTGTAACATTTGGAATTGGGACTTACATTATTCTCATGAGCTTCATGACAGGTTTGAATCAAATCTTGGACGACCTGATCCTTAACAGAACCCCACATGTTCACTTGTATAACGAAGCATCCCCAAGCGACTATCAACCGATCTCTATTCATGATGACTTTGAAGAAAAGGTAAACTTTGTGTCAAGCATCAAGCCAAGTTCAGCTCCCATCAAGATTAAAAATGCACTTCCTATGATGGATATGCTGGAGAACGATGATCAGGTCGTAGCTGTTACTCCTCAGTTTGCTGCAAAAGTCTTTTACTTAGGGGGTAGCACCCAATTAAATGGTATGGTAAGAGGAATAGACATCGATAAAGAGGTGGAGTTTTACAATTTAGACGACTACATCACGGCTGGTGATTATCATGCATTAAAATCAGGAACAAATACGATTATTCTAGGAAAAGGAATTGCTAAGAAGCTTTCCCTAGAGCTCGGGGACAACATTACGGTCAGTCCAGGAGGAGGGAAGCAGGTTTCCTTAAAGATTATTGGGCTTTACGAAAGTGGAATGGCAGAGATTGACAACTCTCAAAGCTATGCTAATCTCGCTACAGCACAGAAAATTGCTGGAGTCACCCAAGATTTCATTACAGATCTTAACATCAAGTTAACCGATAAAGATAATGCCCCAGCAATGGCTCAATACCTTGCTCAACAATTTGACATTACCGCAACCGATATTCAAACTGCAAATGCGCAATTTGACACAGGTACAAGCATCCGAAATCTAATTTCTTATGCTGTGTCGATTACTTTACTCATTGTTGCTGGTTTTGGCATTTACAACATCCTAAACATGTTTATTTATGAGAAAATGGATGATATAGCCATTTTGAAGGCTACAGGTTTCTCTGGCGGAGATGTTCAGCGTATTTTTATCTTTCAGGCTATGCTCATAGGTTTAATCGGAGGGATTTTAGGACTATTACTCGGTTTTGGCGTCTCCTATCTCATCAGCACCGTTCCGTTCGAAACAGATGCGATTCCAAATATCAAAACATATCCTGTCAACTTTAATCCCGCATTTTATGTTGCAGGAATTGTATTTGCTATTATTTCGACCTTTTTTGCAGGATATTTACCTTCAAGAAAAGCCAAAAATATTGACCCAGTAGAAATCATACGAGGAAAATGA
- a CDS encoding efflux RND transporter periplasmic adaptor subunit, giving the protein MKKHISISIILCIGVLLSACGEKREGIKPEIKPLTHSIYASVIVEPANLYTAYPQLTGIISEVFVNEGDSVFAGQKIGSIINNGMEVNQEKAKLQYQLAESKLYGSGNTLKSLKSEIDILKSQVKFDSSNYFKNKKLLQEEVVSESSVDNLKLKYDLSQKQLDNAYQKYEQMKDELQSSLKLSEANLKVANINLDDSYIYSFIDGMVYSVEKETGEFISSQMPFAIIGSRDQFVLKMLVDEEDITQVKIGQQVIVSLESYPEETFRCEVSKIYPQKDQVNQTFTVEGIFLEKPSTLLYGMSGESNIIINEIEEAMVIPRKYLNAKNEVRTKDGMVTVKTGLKDLEFVQILEGIDQDTKIYPLDED; this is encoded by the coding sequence ATGAAAAAACACATTTCAATTTCTATCATCCTTTGCATTGGAGTTCTTCTGTCTGCCTGTGGTGAAAAACGAGAGGGAATAAAGCCAGAAATAAAACCTTTGACCCATTCTATCTACGCATCAGTAATCGTAGAACCAGCCAATTTATATACAGCATACCCACAACTAACAGGTATTATCTCGGAAGTATTTGTAAATGAAGGCGATTCTGTTTTTGCAGGTCAGAAGATCGGGTCAATCATCAACAATGGAATGGAAGTCAACCAAGAGAAAGCCAAACTTCAATACCAATTAGCCGAGAGCAAACTTTACGGTTCCGGAAATACGCTAAAAAGTCTTAAAAGCGAAATAGATATCCTTAAATCTCAAGTTAAGTTTGACTCTTCTAACTATTTTAAAAACAAGAAATTACTTCAAGAAGAAGTAGTGAGTGAATCCTCTGTAGACAATTTAAAGCTCAAATACGACCTGAGTCAAAAGCAACTAGACAATGCTTATCAGAAATACGAGCAGATGAAGGATGAACTGCAAAGCAGCTTAAAGCTATCGGAGGCCAATCTTAAGGTAGCGAATATTAATCTTGACGACAGCTATATTTACTCTTTCATTGATGGAATGGTCTACAGTGTTGAGAAGGAAACCGGTGAATTCATCTCTTCTCAAATGCCATTTGCAATCATTGGTAGTCGAGATCAATTTGTGCTGAAAATGTTAGTAGACGAAGAAGACATTACCCAAGTTAAAATTGGTCAACAAGTAATTGTGTCATTAGAATCGTATCCAGAAGAAACTTTTCGTTGTGAGGTTAGCAAAATCTATCCACAAAAAGATCAGGTTAATCAAACCTTTACTGTTGAGGGGATCTTCCTGGAAAAACCATCCACCCTACTCTATGGCATGTCAGGGGAAAGCAATATCATCATTAATGAGATAGAAGAAGCGATGGTCATTCCTAGAAAATACCTTAACGCAAAAAATGAAGTAAGAACCAAAGATGGCATGGTAACCGTGAAGACAGGACTTAAAGATCTTGAGTTTGTACAGATTCTTGAAGGAATTGATCAGGACACAAAAATCTATCCACTAGATGAAGATTGA